Proteins from one Toxotes jaculatrix isolate fToxJac2 chromosome 13, fToxJac2.pri, whole genome shotgun sequence genomic window:
- the LOC121191497 gene encoding piggyBac transposable element-derived protein 4-like — MHTLTHTFMDPRRAELRCTWQEAFELITASDEDISAGSSGPDSADSEDEACFIDGIDPAHDIVDEVGNGDEDTEASCATEAPYTPETGRGRGRSLPPAKTGNRPGSEAFPGDVAGWKTAQEPDSLPHTPLHFLPRRRPGVQPPLTEYVDVPSPSELFGVYFDRAAVKTICANTNKNAAKNIAAGKKFKWTELTEAEFHQYIGITLFMGILKLPKLRDYWRGNTIFHVGHLQKVMSRDRFLAITWNLHMSDPAKDTVNDSKKGTTDYDCLHRIRPLYDHLRVACKSVYHPQRNLSVDERMVATKARIALKQYVKNKPTKWGIKLFVLSDNTGYTVDFFIYTGRSTPKTGKGLSFDAVMSLVQKSFLGSGYHIYCDNFYTSPALFRHLHDLGFGACGTFRDTQVGIPHTKVNALTKKSPRGTIRWIREGPLLFIKWMDTREVSVCSTLHTAFSGDSVRRVLKVSGKHRAVEVPVPSAVKDYNKFMGGVDLSDQLIGSYSSWRKSRKWYLTVFHHFVDIAVTNSYLLHKELCGRLEQRPMTHQAFQEQLTAELCGVQSQPVWESTGRQHIPVAICEGASGSQKSHTGAQEVQAVWEVHSLHV; from the exons atgcacacacttacacacactttcATGGATCCACGACGTGCCGAACTGCGGTGCACCTGGCAAGAGGCTTTCGAGCTTATTACCGCTTCGGACGAAGACATTTCTGCCGGTTCATCTGGTCCGGATTCTGCCGACAGTGAAGATGAAGCCTGCTTTATTGATGGAATAGACCCAGCCCATGACAT TGTTGATGAGGTTGGTAATGGAGACGAGGACACGGAGGCTTCCTGTGCCACTGAGGCACCTTACACCCCggagacaggcagagggagaggaaggagtcTGCCTCCAGCTAAAACTGGGAATCGTCCCGGTTCAGAGGCATTCCCTGGTGATGTTGCTGGCTGGAAAACTGCACAGGAGCCTGACAGCCTGCCACATACCCCGCTACATTTCCTGCCCAGAAGAAGACCAGGTGTGCAGCCACCTCTAACAGAGTATGTGGATGTACCATCTCCTTCTGAGCTGTTTGGTGTGTACTTTGACCGAGCTGCGGTCAAAACTATATGTgccaacacaaataaaaatgcagcaaaaaatATTGCTGCAGGCAAAAAATTCAAGTGGACTGAGCTAACGGAGGCCGAATTCCACCAATATATTGGCATCACACTGTTTATGGGCATTCTGAAGCTGCCAAAGCTCAGAGATTATTGGCGTGGCAATACCATTTTTCATGTGGGTCATCTTCAGAAGGTCATGTCCAGAGACCGGTTCCTCGCCATAACCTGGAACCTTCACATGAGTGATCCAGCTAAAGATACTGTCAATGACAGCAAAAAAGGCACCACTGATTATGACTGTCTACACAGAATTCGGCCGCTGTATGATCATTTACGTGTTGCCTGTAAATCGGTGTACCACCCCCAGCGAAACCTGTCTGTGGATGAGCGCATGGTAGCCACCAAAGCCAGAATTGCCCTGAAGCAGTACGTAAAAAACAAGCCCACAAAGTGGGGGATAAAACTTTTTGTCCTGTCTGACAACACTGGCTACACAGTGGACTTTTTCATATATACAGGGAGGTCTACTCCAAAAACTGGGAAGGGGCTGTCATTTGATGCGGTGATGTCCCTTGTGCAGAAAAGCTTCCTGGGATCTGGTTATCACATTTATTGTGATAACTTTTACACCAGCCCAGCACTGTTCCGCCACCTGCATGACCTGGGGTTTGGAGCTTGTGGGACATTTCGGGACACACAAGTTGGCATCCCACACACAAAAGTCAATGCCTTGACTAAAAAATCTCCACGAGGGACCATCAGGTGGATCAGAGAGGGACCTCTCCTTTTTATCAAGTGGATGGACACGAGGGAGGTGAGTGTGTGCTCCACCTTGCACACTGCCTTCTCAGGGGACTCTGTGAGAAGAGTGCTGAAGGTCAGTGGCAAGCACAGAGCGGTCGAGGTGCCAGTGCCTTCAGCTGTGAAGGACTATAACAAGTTCATGGGGGGGGTGGACCTCTCAGATCAGCTGATTGGCTCCTACTCCTCTTGGAGAAAAAGCAGGAAGTGGTACCTGACTGTGTTCCATCATTTTGTTGACATTGCTGTGACAAACAGCTATCTGCTGCACAAAGAGCTGTGTGGCAGACTGGAGCAGCGGCCAATGACCCACCAGGCCTTCCAGGAGCAGCTGACTGCGGAGCTTTGTGGAGTGCAGTCTCAACCAGTCTGGGAGAGCACAGGACGTCAGCACATCCCCGTTGCCATCTGTGAGGGGGCATCAGGCTCACAAAAAAGCCACACAGGGGCGCAGGAAGTGCAGGCTGTGTGGGAAGTGCACTCCCTTCATGTGTGA